The genomic window TAATGAAAAGGTCACAGAGTTGGTCTGAGATGTCATTCAGGGAGCGCGCTGCCCAGCAGGAATGGAGCCACCGTAAGCGTCATTGAAAAAGTATGCCAGTGTCACGTATACGCCTCACAAGTGGAGACTCCTTTCAACACAGCTGCGTCTGTGAAATGGAAAGGTTGGGCCACTTCGGGTCCTCTGCGAGTTTAGCATCCAAGCATTTGCCGGCGATCAGGATTGGAGGAGTTTGGGCTGCTCAGTTAGGCGGACCGTGTGGCCCTGCGGTGGTTCCCAAAGAGCAGCGGCTCCCGCTGCCCGGCTGATGAGTCGTTGGCTCTCCTCTCTGGTCTGCCAGGTGACAGTTCAGGAGCTGCTGTGCCCTCGCCTTCTGTGATCCTCTCTCACACAGGTGGAAGTGAAAAGGAGAAGCGGGAGGTGGCGACAGATTGGAAAGTGGAAGTCAATGGAAGAAGGGAGTTGAAAGCAGAATaggggaaggatggaaggattGATGAAAACCATGGGGCCCCTGTTAGAAGTGACTTGGGGGACCGGTGGGATCTTCAGGTTCCTCATCCGTTTTTATCCTCAGTCCCAAAGTCGGGAAAAACatcataaaactttaaaataggaaaggaCCTTAGAGAGGATCAATTTAAACTCCTTGTGCTAGGGAGTGCGAAGCCCGAGCCCCGGAGCATGCTCTGTGTGAGTTGGCTAAGCCGTTCTTCGGTGGCCGACACAGACCTGAATTATGAGTTCCATTTGCTTGTTAGTTTGTTGGGACTGAAGATTCGGGCTAAGCAAAGGCTGAAAGAACCAGCGCTCCTGAGAGGAACCATTCTAGTCCGGTGTGGGGAGAGAGATGCTGAAGAAATGAGAGAGTAAAGGAGCTGAAACAGCGTAGGtaagagcaagagggagaagtcGGTCAGAGTGACGTGCTCAAGCGCGAGTGGGTGTCTCCCTCGTGTCCTCGGGTCCATCACATACTGAAACGATAACAGGGCTGTTGACTGGCTCAGTCTCGTGTTCAGAGAGTCACCACATTCAGCGACGCTCGACATCTGGTCTGCAGAACAGACGGGCAGGTGTGCACCTTTGGCTCCGCGGCCAGCAAGCTTCTGTTTGGGAGAAACACCGCAATCAAAGTGTCACAAAATCCAGGCTGAAGAACGTTTCAAGGCTGAGAGCGGTTCGCAGTGCTGAGTGCACCTGAATTATCAAGCCGGGGAACCGAGACCAGCCAGGGAACTTGCTCGTTTGGAAATCTTGGTGTTGCCCCGTTGTCCAGACTTCGCGTCTTCGCCGTGCAAGCCCCACAGCTCAACGGCAAACTCACGGGAGCTGACCAGTCTCTGAGACACCACGCAAACTCACTAGCTAACTCCAAAGGCTAATTCATCCATATTTCATGGTAAATAGACCAGACCAGGCGTACCTTCGTGGCTTTTGCTTCCTGGTGGATATAAGCAATTTAGTATATTAAAATGCATGTTGGAAGATTACTTACCAGTACCCTGTTACTCTGTTCTTACCCTATCAAAGAAAGCATCACAATCTACGGAAGTCACAACTGTCTGGTTCCTCGTCACATGTGATATGTGTGTGATTCGTTGTTTCTCCCAGCACTCAGCACAGTGCAGGGCGCGTGTAGACCTTCAATACATGTTTATTAGAGGATCGATTAACTCGTGGATTATTTCTATCATGATGTCGCAACCTAATAAGTCATCCTTCTCTTCTTCAGAGGCAATTTTCTAACATGAGAAAGAAATCTCTTGAAGAGCCTTTGGAGCACGCTAGACAAACCCGTCACCCGCTATCGGTCTTTCGTGAGAACCAAGAATCTCGTTTCTGCATCCACCCAACGGAAAACCGGCACCGAAGACCACACTCTTCAGTTCGTTCCTATGGTAATATCATCGAGTGTTTTCTTTTATGCCAGCCCTCCTGAGCTATACAGAATGTGGGCAAGATACAGGCTCTAATCCTCTTTCTACTACTATAACCCCAGGgtatttaattatacatttaatttacTGGAAATTCAGTATAATGAAgtcaacaaatgaaaaggaagatgAAGTCCCTTGTACCGCCTGGCTCCGGTGTGTAGATGCCCTTCACCCCGGGCACACATCACCTCGCCAAGGAAGAGAGAGTATCCTCTGCCCTGACTTTCACGGTGTCTTTGTGGCAGCAACTCCAGTTCTTTCAGAAACCGCAAGCAATTTGATTTTCTAGGGCACATCGCTGGCCGCATACTGGCTACATGGATTATTTTGAAGTGTGTCACTCAGACTTCGTGGCCAGAatgagaggaaacagagaaacacTGCACCCCCTTCAGCCGTGCCTCACCTTCTTCTTCTCCGGATGCCGTCATTGGCCCCTTGTTTCTAGAGCTTTTGTTTCTTCTAATTACAAGATCGCTTGTGGGTTTGCTAACATTGGCAGACCCCACTCCTCCTGCCCCGGCTAGCCTCCTGCCACCTCACGTCTCTGCTGATTGTAAGACACAGGCTTGCTGGAGTATGATGGCGTGTGGTCCCACATCATCAGCACGGGGAGAGTGAATGTCCCCCACTAGGTAGACGGGACTACGTGCTCGACCCAGACCAGACAGACCAAGTTTGGATTCCAACTCTACTCAGTCCTACTTCACTCTCCTGCCCCGAGGGGTGACAAGAAACTTCTGCACACAAACTGTTTCACAGAATAAATGTAAGAGAAAGGACATGATTAGGAAAGCATTCTTTGCAACTTCTAATAAAAAATTGATTTAGACAAAAGTTATCAAaagatgaaatgataaaatattgatGGGATCAATTTGAATAGAGCACCAGGCTGTTGCTACCTGGAACGCTGATCAATTTTGCATTGCTTAGGGTGGGAAAACCAAACAGTGTGCACCTCCCGATTGGGCTTCCAGATAAGATAGAAAATGCCTCgctaaacttgaatttcagataaataatgaataactTTTAGTATGTATGTTTCAtgtaatatttgggacatacttaccctagaaaattatttattgttcttttaaaattcaaatttagcaAGGTatcccatatttttatttgttaaatctgaTAACTCTACTGATGTCATgcaaagttgtgtgtgtgtgtatgcatgtatgtagtTTAGcacattatacatataatttatatatagtgtaatatagTACAATGCagtttatagtatatatatctcaatatagTTTATATAGTTCCATAAGTTTAACTTGCATCTAATTAAGCCTTTAGAACTGACTTCCAATTTACGGGAAATACAGGGCATAGAAAGAGAAATGGTACGATGCATGAATGATATCCTGAAGATGAGGTTTTGACTTGGTTCTTAAACATGACCATGAAATGAAAAAACTGGGTAGAGGATGGTGGAATGTTCTAGACCACAGATGCTCAAAGGAGGAACATTTTGCTCCCCCGGCAGATATGGACAACActtagagacatttttggtttccCCTCATAtgctgcagggaggggagaggatgctGGGGGCACCTagagggtggaggccagggaagcTCTGTCTTATAACAGGCGGGACACCCTTTCCCCCTCCACACCATAAAACGTATCAGGCCACCGAGGACAATAGTACCACTGTTGAGGGACCCTGACGTGGGCTCCAAGAACCTTTGAAGATTCCACAACTGATTGCAATGCACAGTGTCCATCTGAATCCTGACACCACACTACACACACCAGAGGGAAGGCAAGGCGGCTACTTAAAAATGATAGGGTGGGAACATGCTTACGTGGGAAAGGCTCACAATACATGGTTAAGAGGACAAATGAACAGGATATAAGGAAGTTTGTATGGCATGACCTCATCTtattggaaaggagaaagaactaTGGAAACAAGTCATTCCATGTTTGCTATTAATGATTGGTTTTCTCTGCATTAATGTGTGTGTccatttacatacatacacacacatattaatgCAAAGAAAACCAATTAGAGAATCAGtcaccaaaatattaatagtgtgTGGTATTTCCAAGCTGGATATCATGAGTGatttatgtaatctttttttccctttttttctgtgttttctatgaTGAACACATATTACTGTTTTCagccaagaagaaacagaatggttTTAGCAAGAAAGTTCTTAGTCTGGGTGGAAGACCCGTACTGCAATCCCCTTTTGCAGCACAGAGCTGAGATGGCTCCTCAGACATCTTCCTTGTGCCCAGAGAACTTTGATGGAGATGGTCACACTGATCCAGAAACTAAAGGAACTAGAGCAGAGAGCTGCTGTGCCATTCTCTCTCCAGCAAGATCcaagaatgaatgaaagggaaaatgaggaatgGGCCTGATAGCGCCTCTGCCTTTCCAAGTGTGGGAGGCAGGTCTCCCTCAATGGGAGCTAGACTAAGCCTTAAGGAAACTGGCTATGGGCCAACCCTGGGCAAGAGAAGCCCTGGCCGTCATACCCCTCTGTGTACCCTGATTGGATTTGGATAAGTTGCAGGAAGTTTTATGTTCTCTGATCCTAAAGGACTAGAATTTAGGGTCTTCTCTTTGTAAGCTTGTCCAGTGTTTCCATGGTTTTACTTGACTAAACCCAAGGCAGTATTGGTTTCTGAAACCCTAAAAATCCCCAACAgtgaggaaacaaacaaaagtatcTCCCCCATCTGCTACCCAAGTTCCTAACAACGCTCTTGAGACAAGCCCTAGGGTTCTCTCATCCTTAGCTCTTGGTACCCCAGAGGGATTTTCATAAAGATGGTCCCAGGAGACCTGGCATGAGGGATTTGCTTCTCTTGgggaaaataaatatccaaagCTCCTACAATCCGGAGTTTAAGCAATTGCATTTTTTCCTGGGCTACTTCTCAAGCCAAAGGAACCAAGGACCAATCTCAACTTCAAGAAATATAGCAATGATTTGAGGTTTTCTCTGATACTGTAGAAAGCTGAATTTTCCTTACTTTGTAGGTTTTAGCTTCCCTTGTAAATGGCTCTTGAACACAAGGTGTTTTTACCAGCTTCCTCTGAATAGATTCAGCCCTttcagtgacttttaaaaatcactatctGGAAAGtgattccttcttccttttgccAAGGTCAGAAGCAGTGACTGGCTGTGGACAGAAGTAAGTGAAAATGGGATACAATGTGTGTTTTCTAAATTCTTAGTATTCTTCCTccaagtttttcattattttttggttGTATTGATTCTCATGCcattaatattatatttcttcATGCTCATCTTGCTGTGGTAACGGATTCAAGGACACAAAATTTAGCAGGGACAAGATAATAATCTTCCACTATCGAactgaaaaggaaatagaaggtaGGATAATATGGGGAGGTGGCAAGTCACAGGGAGACAGAGGTTGAGTCAATAGAAAGTGATGTTTTCTAAGAATTAAGGCTACTCAACAATAGAGTTGATGATAGTATATCTATATGGACCATGGGGGAGAGTGTGCACTGCTGGTAATAAAGAGATAGCTCTATTGCACTGTTACAAGGATATTCAAGATATATTAGTAAGTGAAAAAAGCTAGTTGTGATTTGGTATGTATAGTTTCATTTGTGTAACATTGAAATGCTATGGAAATATGCACAATTGTACTTAGAAAATTTCtagacagaaaatttaaaaagacacaaagacatgAGTCATGTTTACCCCCGGACCAGAGAATGCAAAGCATAGGAAGAGAAAATTAACTTTCCCATTTATACCCTTTTGTACAGATGGCTGTTTTTCCctgaaagcatttttataatataaaatcctcattttattttttaagtaaacttgttatctttaaaaaaaaaaaaaggaggggatgCTAACTTGTAAGATAATGAATTTCCAATCATTGGAAGGACTGAAGCAGAATTTGGGGGACTATTTTTGAGGAATGTTTGTCTTTAAAATTACCTCCTAATGCTAATGTCCTGCGATTCCATTATATTAAAGGACTTAACACCACCAAGCACATAGGCTTTCCCAGCTTGCTTCCCATTGGAAAGACTTGAATAATGAAATGAGTAAGATTAACTTGTCAGGTCAAAGCAGAATATCATTATCATTTctctacaatgaaatattttaacttttttttcaggGTAGAGGGATATTTTTGGCTAAAGATCCAGAATCCAAGAAAACAGCAaatggtataaaatatttttcttcttggtgaCATGGATTCCATAGAAGTAGGCTGccattttgtttcagtttcatGACCTTACTATCCTGGTGTTAACATTCATCAGATCTTTGCCCTCTTGATGAGTCCTCGTTTTCCTGAGGGGGTGATGAGTGCAGAGAGGAATGCACAAGCTcaattcaatctttttttcttctctatccttGCTTATCTTCTCATCCCCCTTGGCGGAGGTAGGGATTGATTTTCCAGTTACATAAGATTGGGGTTTTATCTTGTTCAGTAACACATCATGAATCTCAGTTAAATAGCAGTTGTTTCAAGACTAGCCTATCACCACCTATCAAAGGaaaatgaacacatattttgctttccatttccccctatattttgaacatattttatatttttctattcttcaaaATCCTTAATAAGAAAATTCCAAAATCTGCCCTCATTTAGCTGCTTGCATCCCATTGTGGCAATAGGCAGAATTGAGCCtgtctctatttaaaattttaatatcttgTTCATCATggaattttgcatttgttttttaaaaaagatattgcaTTAAAATCATGTTCATCTTGATCACTGAGTTTCTTTGGGGCTCTCCTAAATGTTGAGTCCAAGATGAGTGTCTCACATGCCACGCCACTTCCAGCACTGTtcagaaaggttttctttttctagttaccATCCTTCTTTAAAAACTGATGTTAATTTCCTCTGGATCTAGCTGTTGGGTGCTCAAACCCACTATGTTTACCTTTTCTCCTTGATCCTCTCTGCAACCTTATTATTGAGTCTCATTGTAAGAAgaatttaacaattatttttctctatgttttgAAGAGAAATGATTAAGAAAATCTGGATTATATAAagaggacaaaaggaaaaatcatttaaGATTCTCCATTCACTATCcagaaaagaatattattaaCATTTCAGTGTATTTATTTCCAACCCATTTCTAATGATGTGTGTACCATTCCATGGGTTTCctttcattgtttatttcttcctttctttttttttttaaccttaaatgtGATAtccacatttaattttattttttttataaacatatatttttatccccaggggtacaggtctgcgaatcgccaggtttacacacttcacagcactcaccatagcacataccctccccaatatccataaccccaccccccctctcccaacccccctccccccatcaaccctcagtttgttttgtgagattaagagtcacttatggtttctctccctcccaatcccatcttgtttcatttattcttctcctacccccttaaccccccatgttgcatctcctctccctcatatcagggagatcatatgatagttgtctttctctgattgacttatttcgctaagcatgataccctctagttccatccacgtcgttcttcctttcttttaaattttcaaatattatgaCCTGTCTGTCAATCATATTTTTCAATGTCAGAACGTTAGATGTTTAATAGCTCCATAGTTCCCATCATATAGATACATTATAATTCATTATTCCCTTACTTATTTACATTGTTTTTGgtattcattattataaatacCATAAAAGCTTCTTATACATATATCCTGATACATctctctgattatttctttaaaataagtaattggAAGTAGAAGTATGAAGCCAAGGAGAATGGACACTTATGGTTACTAATATGCTAATATTGTGTTTACTTATCAAAGTCAACATGGTAAAATTTTTCTGGTTTCCCaaatgttttccagtttttccagtatttttcccAATGTAATCTCATTCCCAGAGTGAGGAGAATCCTTTAATTCTCTTCAATAAAACCCAGGgggaaaaatgtcttctttttcctctgtttcaTAGCCATGATGCTTCTTCAGGCAGTTGTGGCAAAGACAATTCAAACCAGCCTTAAAATGAGAAGATTGGATGTATGACAAGCCACCAAACCCTAGGTGTCTTAGGGTACAAGATGAAGATAGTTATCAAACAGATGGGATTGATGTGCTGTTAAATAACACATATTAACACTCTTCATAAACTAAAAAGTGCCACAAGGAACTATTCTTGttgttcattattattgttattgttattattaaactgtttttaaaatgagagctTGTTGGTCTCTGAAATTCCCCAGATAGTGAGGGAGGGTGTGCAAACCCAGAGGTACCCGGTTTATTATTatgaagaaagtagaaaagagaGCTCAGAGTCTAGTCGTGAGTCAGACCAACTGTGAAAATTCACTTCCAAGCACCGgctgaaaacatgaaaatacacACAGTGCAGAAGAACCAACACTTAGTAGTTGATCTACATGCAGAGGACATGCATCGACGGGCCCCTGCTGGTCCTGAGAGGGCCCTCTGAGCAAGAGGAGGCAATGCCAATACCCAAGAAAGTGGAATATGTCTGGTTGAAAACTACTGTCAGGAGGGCAGTCAGGTTTGAAGCAGTTGAATGATTTGTGAAAAGGGTTCATGAAAAGATGTCGGCACATAGAACAGAGACAAAGCAAAGTCTCAtgtcccctccgagcagagagcatTGTCCCATCTGGCAACTTGGAAGGTAAGATCTATAAGAAGATGATCAAAATTGTGGTTTCAATGAAGTGGGAGAAGTTGGCCAGTTTGTTTTaggtaaataaaaatctgaaactgtaatttatgagaaaattctcaaactaatacattttctatttctttagctCTAGTTGCCTCCAAACACCCATGTTCTGGCTCATGAGGAAGCCTTTTCAAAACTAGCCCTGGTGTCCTTCCTACTATCCTATCCCatccctgtttcttcttctgtgccTTTATACAAAACTTTCCATACATGCAATTGCTTCCTGATTATGTTTTTTACCTTTTCTCTCCCAGGGCACAGGAGACCCCATGCACCGGGCAAGCCTCCTGGAGCAGGTCCTTGTTGCCCCTTCTCCTGGTCCCTAGCTGGTGCGGGGCGCGGGTGTGTTCTGAGTCACTCACGGACCTGAGTCTCCATTGTGTAGACCCAGCATTTATTCATGAAGAGCAAGAACCACACAGTAGTGAGTGAATTCATTCTCCAGGGGTTTTCCAGTTTCCGAGAACACAAGATCATTCTCTTTGTGATATTTCTTACATTGTACCTTTTAACTCTGGCCGGCAATGTCCTCATTGTGACAGTTATCAGCTTTGCTCGTCACctccacacacccatgtacttcttccttagTGTGCTCTCCATCTCCGAGTCTGTGTACACCCTGGTCATTGTACCGCGGATGCTCTGCAGCCTTACAGGTCTTAGCCAACCCATCTCCTTGGCcggctgtgccacccagatgttcTTCTTCCTCACCTTGGCCATCAACAACTGCTTTCTGCTCACAGCCATGGGGTacgaccgctatgtggccatctgcaaccCCTTGAGGTACGCGGTCCTCATGAACAAGAGGGTGTGTGCCCGGCTCGCATGGGGGGCTTTCAGCATTGGGCTGCTTGTGGCCATAGTTCAGATTTCCTCTGTATTTAGGCTGCCCTTTTGTGACAGAGAAGTGGCCCATTATTTCTGTGACATTCTCCCAGTTATGAAACTCTCCTGTGCAGATACCACTCTACATGACATAATTAATTTTATCATCAGCTCGTTTGTTATTGTGGTCCCCATGGGGCTGGTCTTCATCTCCTACGTCCTCATCATCTCCACGATTCTCAAGATCAGCTCTGCCCAGGGCCGGAAGAAGGCCTTTGCCACCTGCGCCTCCCACCTCACGGTGGTCATTGTCCATTATGGCTGTGCCTCCATTGCCTATCTCAAGCCCAAGTCTGAGAACACCAGGGATCAGGATCAGCTGATCTCGGTGACCTACACGGTGATCACCCCCCTGTTGAACCCTGTGGTGTACACCCTGAGGAACAAGGAGGTCAAGGATGCTCTTCGCCGTGCTATTAGCAAAAATCCTCTTGCCTAGGATCTATGGTAGTTGGACAAATGGCCTGTCATCTTCTGGGTATTTtgaaatctcaaaaaatttttgtGGATCCTGTTATTCATTCTTTACCCAGAAAGAGGTGCAGGACGCAGTGGTAGGGCTGCAGTGAAGAGCCCAGAGTTTCCCTGACTTGAAGTTCATTTTCCTCGTCATGCTCCCATGCCTTCTACTAATCTCAGACTAGCCCCAGTGGAGGCATCAGGTGCTGCTCGGAAGGGGGAGAGCTGGGAGAGAATAATAAGCAAGAGGTGGGCAATTGTTGTCAGTTCGTTGATGGCGGGCACCTGGGCTATATGACACCTATTTGAAGGGAGGCGTTAAGAGAGCAACCTGAGTGTCAGGTAGATCCTGAGctctgaaacagagagagagcttgGCTGGTGCACGCATGTGCTGGAAACACAGTCAGAACTACCTTCCTACTCATCATCACTTTCTCCTCCGGGCAGTGACAAGAGTAACAGACCCTGacattccagaagaaaaattctCTGCTTTAACATTCTCACTTGCCTTGGAGACCCATGAAATtccttccagttttattgaaGCTCACATTAGAACCGTTTCCGTGGTGAGTCTCATATTCACATGTTCGTAAGTAACTTGTCACATCCGGCAGCAGCATTTCCCTGCAGTTAGAGACGCGCTCTGTGGGGTAATGCACGCACTGGGCTGCATTCACGAGTGTGGGGATACCTGAAGACCCTTcctgaaattaaatttattagcCACACCTCCCCACTAATGCTGGATGTCTCAGATCCGGATAATTAGAGCATGTGGAGCCTGAGCAGAGACGCGTGTCTTACCTTCACGCTCTTCACTTCTGCGTTGCTGAACTCATTTTCTGTCAACAGTTGGGTGCCTGCGTTCAGCTCTGAGTTTGAACACTTGTCTAAACACAGGCTGGGGTGTCTCCCAGTTCCTGATGCTGTTGCCTTCTGCAGGGGGGATTGGATTGGTGTGTGAGAAAGGTGTAAGGTTTTAGGGTTATTTGgcgagaaagtgagaaagagagcttgCCAAAGGTCTTACAGCCCATAAAAGGGTGATgtcaaaaaagaataataataataataatgataatccaAATTTCCCACTCACCATCCTCTTCCTGCTCAAGGATGGCCCAAGTGTCCCCACTGAAGGTGCATTGAGAGTGCGTGTCCGACAAGCGACTTGGGATCCCTAATGGCAGAGGGACCGAAAAGAGAACCACTCATGCTTCTGAAACATTACCTGAAAGAGTACAAGCTTGGCCTCTTCATGGCAGCTGCCTTGGGATTGCCATTATCCAGGTTCCATGACAGCATGGAATCCTTTCTGGGCCTGGTTCATAGGCCTGCTTCTCAGAAAGCCCCACTGGAGACCCTCTCTTTGGGGGTCCTGCTCACGGTAGCAGCACCTTCCTGAAAGCCTCTCCCAGCAGTCAACCCATTTTTATAGATTGCAGAATTTTTGCACACGGAACCCCCATACGGTTTCCCACAGCTGCCCAGGTCTTTATAGGATTGGCGCCCTTATTGAAAACAGTGTGTGTTCCCCTGAGTTCCTATAGTTGGATGCTGCAGAGAATTATGGTGTAATTTTCCCAAAGTAATATTTGCAACAGTAAAGAATGTGTATTAAAGGTCCcccattctttgtctttttaaaaatatagtttatacCATCATAACAaggccagaaaaaaattaaaccaatacATTTAATTCCAAAGAGAATGTGTGACTAATTCTCACTCAACACAAACTATTTCTGAACAGAGTGACGCTTAAGCCCACACTTTGGGCTTAGTCACCACATAGCCATCATCTTTCTAAGCCGGGGCTTGCCCGTT from Lutra lutra chromosome 15, mLutLut1.2, whole genome shotgun sequence includes these protein-coding regions:
- the LOC125086329 gene encoding olfactory receptor 10J1-like encodes the protein MKSKNHTVVSEFILQGFSSFREHKIILFVIFLTLYLLTLAGNVLIVTVISFARHLHTPMYFFLSVLSISESVYTLVIVPRMLCSLTGLSQPISLAGCATQMFFFLTLAINNCFLLTAMGYDRYVAICNPLRYAVLMNKRVCARLAWGAFSIGLLVAIVQISSVFRLPFCDREVAHYFCDILPVMKLSCADTTLHDIINFIISSFVIVVPMGLVFISYVLIISTILKISSAQGRKKAFATCASHLTVVIVHYGCASIAYLKPKSENTRDQDQLISVTYTVITPLLNPVVYTLRNKEVKDALRRAISKNPLA